The following proteins are co-located in the Gordonia polyisoprenivorans genome:
- a CDS encoding ABC transporter ATP-binding protein, with the protein MITTLISLLPDRSRPDVRKFVALSVLSVLLRAVGVVLLVPLVSALLDGRHGDALAWLAALTAATVAGWLTDWVGSRVAYDLGFTLLGSGQHALAERLSRIRPTWFGAENTATARQAIAATGPDLVGVVVYLVVPLLGAILLPVVIGLALLAISWQLALVALAGVPLLLGALWASGAISRRADHAADAANAALTERVVEFARTQPALRVARRADPERSLSGDALARQHGATLRLLLLQVPGQLLFGLAAQIALFALAGTAAWLTVRGDLSTAQAVALIVVAVRYLEPFTALGELAGGLESVRLTLRRIRTVLDAPTLIDGPTSSPAPTTAPRITFEGVRFDYDDPEHPVLDDLDLVIEPGSTTAIVGPSGSGKSTILGLIAGLHQPTSGRILFDGVDAADLDHESRRALTSVVFQQPYLIEGSIADNVAAGDPSATPERLRSATALARVDEITERLTDGLDSAVGEGGSVLSGGERQRVSIARALVKPAPVLLIDEATSALDNSNERAIVDALSAQDRPRTRVIVAHRQAGVRRADRVIVLDRGRIVEDGSPDELLTAGGRFTRFWEHQSAAGRWRLTGAGGQA; encoded by the coding sequence ATGATCACCACCTTGATCTCGCTGCTGCCGGATCGGTCCCGTCCGGATGTGCGGAAGTTTGTCGCGCTGAGTGTGCTCTCGGTGCTGCTGCGTGCGGTCGGCGTCGTGTTGCTCGTGCCGCTCGTATCGGCGCTGCTCGACGGCCGCCACGGCGACGCACTGGCCTGGCTCGCCGCACTGACTGCGGCCACCGTGGCCGGCTGGCTCACCGACTGGGTCGGCTCGCGGGTGGCCTACGACCTCGGATTCACCCTGCTGGGCAGCGGCCAACATGCGCTCGCCGAGCGACTGTCGCGCATCCGGCCGACGTGGTTCGGCGCGGAGAACACCGCCACCGCCCGGCAGGCCATCGCCGCGACCGGACCGGATCTGGTCGGTGTTGTCGTCTATCTGGTGGTGCCGCTACTCGGCGCGATCCTGCTGCCGGTGGTCATCGGCCTTGCGCTGCTGGCGATCTCGTGGCAACTCGCGCTGGTCGCGCTGGCCGGTGTCCCGCTGCTCCTGGGCGCACTGTGGGCCAGCGGGGCCATCAGCCGGCGCGCCGACCACGCGGCCGACGCCGCGAATGCCGCCCTGACCGAGCGTGTCGTCGAGTTCGCCCGCACGCAACCGGCGTTGCGCGTCGCGCGTCGTGCCGATCCGGAGCGCAGCCTCTCCGGCGACGCACTCGCCCGCCAACACGGCGCGACGCTGCGGCTGCTGTTGCTGCAGGTCCCCGGTCAGCTGCTGTTCGGTCTCGCAGCGCAGATCGCACTGTTCGCGCTCGCCGGCACCGCCGCATGGCTCACCGTGCGCGGTGATCTGTCGACAGCGCAGGCCGTCGCGCTGATCGTGGTGGCCGTCCGCTACCTCGAACCGTTCACCGCGCTCGGCGAACTCGCCGGCGGACTGGAAAGTGTGCGTCTGACCCTGCGGCGCATCCGCACCGTCCTCGACGCCCCAACGCTCATCGACGGACCGACGTCGAGTCCGGCTCCGACGACGGCACCGCGAATCACGTTCGAGGGCGTCCGATTCGACTACGACGACCCCGAACACCCCGTCCTCGACGACCTCGACCTCGTCATCGAACCCGGCTCCACCACCGCCATCGTCGGCCCGTCCGGATCGGGGAAGTCGACGATCCTCGGACTCATCGCCGGTTTGCATCAACCGACGTCGGGGCGCATCCTGTTCGACGGCGTCGATGCCGCCGACCTCGATCACGAATCCCGCCGCGCGCTGACCAGTGTGGTGTTCCAGCAGCCCTATCTCATCGAGGGCAGCATTGCCGACAACGTCGCTGCCGGCGATCCGTCGGCAACACCCGAGCGCCTGCGCAGCGCCACTGCACTCGCCCGGGTCGACGAGATCACCGAACGCCTCACCGATGGCCTTGATTCGGCTGTGGGAGAAGGAGGTTCGGTCCTCTCCGGTGGGGAGCGCCAACGCGTCAGCATCGCCCGCGCCCTGGTGAAACCGGCGCCCGTGCTGCTCATCGACGAGGCAACGAGTGCCCTCGACAACAGCAACGAGCGCGCCATCGTCGATGCCCTGTCGGCGCAGGACCGCCCACGCACCCGCGTCATCGTCGCCCACCGGCAGGCCGGGGTCCGGCGCGCCGACCGGGTCATCGTGCTCGACCGGGGACGCATCGTCGAGGACGGTAGTCCCGACGAATTGCTCACTGCGGGTGGACGTTTCACCCGATTCTGGGAGCATCAGAGCGCCGCGGGCCGGTGGAGGCTGACCGGAGCGGGCGGACAGGCTTAA
- a CDS encoding alpha-amylase family glycosyl hydrolase: MQPHPVIYEINTWPWLERLGRRLGHPVTLATVPEDVWDSIAVGPVDAVWLMGVWQRSPAGVEIALADGPLVETFRSALPDYTSDDVVGSPYCIRDYVVDEHLGGCDGLATARAALGARGIGLILDYVPNHLATDHPWVTAHPERFVAGTAEDLAARPTEFVGVGDRVLANGRDPHFPPWRDVLQLNAFHPETVDAAIDELRGIAERCDGVRCDMAMLMTTDIFTRTWGDRVGPAPAQDYWTRVIPAVREQYPGFRFVAEAYWGTEQLLRSQGFDHCYDKAFTDALEHHPHEVARLIHHDADPAGKVRFVENHDEPRAQSVFGHRHRTAALTALTQPGARLVHDGQADGRTTRLPVQLRREPVEPVDPDLRDFYRILLGAISESPMRTGTFDPLHIHGWPDRPTGGLVAWAWTDARDASGGGCRHLIVVNLDDAAAAGRVQTPWPQLTGSTATLTDLLTGIDHHRPADPDEYIFVMLPGWGAHLLDVHIHP, translated from the coding sequence GTGCAGCCCCACCCGGTCATCTACGAGATCAACACCTGGCCGTGGTTGGAGCGGCTCGGCCGGCGGCTCGGCCACCCCGTCACCCTCGCCACGGTGCCCGAGGACGTGTGGGACAGCATCGCCGTCGGACCCGTCGACGCCGTCTGGCTCATGGGCGTGTGGCAGCGCAGTCCCGCCGGCGTGGAGATCGCGTTGGCCGACGGCCCGCTCGTCGAGACCTTCCGCTCCGCGTTGCCCGACTACACCTCCGACGACGTCGTCGGCTCGCCCTACTGCATCCGCGACTATGTCGTCGACGAGCACCTGGGCGGGTGCGACGGGCTGGCCACCGCCCGCGCCGCCCTCGGCGCCCGCGGGATCGGACTGATCCTCGACTACGTCCCCAACCATCTCGCGACGGACCACCCGTGGGTCACCGCGCACCCCGAACGTTTCGTCGCCGGAACCGCCGAAGACCTCGCCGCCCGCCCGACCGAGTTCGTCGGGGTTGGTGATCGGGTCCTGGCCAACGGCCGCGACCCCCACTTTCCGCCATGGCGAGATGTTCTTCAGCTCAACGCCTTTCACCCGGAGACCGTGGACGCCGCGATCGACGAACTGCGCGGGATCGCCGAGCGCTGCGACGGCGTGCGTTGCGACATGGCGATGCTCATGACCACCGACATCTTCACCCGGACCTGGGGCGACCGGGTCGGTCCGGCACCGGCGCAGGACTACTGGACGCGGGTTATCCCCGCGGTCCGCGAGCAGTACCCCGGCTTCCGCTTCGTGGCCGAAGCCTATTGGGGCACAGAACAGTTGCTACGTTCCCAGGGCTTCGACCACTGTTACGACAAGGCGTTCACCGACGCCCTCGAGCACCATCCGCACGAGGTCGCCCGCCTCATCCACCACGATGCCGACCCCGCCGGCAAGGTGCGCTTTGTCGAGAATCACGACGAGCCGCGCGCGCAATCGGTGTTCGGTCACCGCCACCGGACGGCCGCGCTGACCGCACTCACCCAGCCGGGCGCCCGCCTCGTCCACGACGGCCAGGCCGACGGTCGGACCACCCGCCTGCCGGTGCAACTGCGGCGCGAACCTGTTGAACCGGTGGACCCCGACCTCCGCGACTTCTATCGCATCCTTCTGGGCGCGATCAGTGAAAGTCCGATGCGCACAGGTACTTTCGATCCCTTGCATATTCACGGCTGGCCGGACCGGCCCACCGGGGGACTGGTGGCGTGGGCGTGGACCGATGCGCGTGACGCCTCCGGCGGCGGGTGCCGTCACCTGATCGTGGTCAACCTCGACGACGCCGCGGCCGCCGGTCGTGTGCAGACCCCATGGCCGCAGCTCACCGGGTCCACCGCCACTCTCACCGACCTGCTCACCGGCATCGACCATCACCGTCCGGCCGACCCCGACGAGTACATCTTCGTCATGCTGCCCGGATGGGGCGCACATCTGCTGGATGTCCACATCCATCCGTGA
- a CDS encoding ferredoxin reductase: MNLLRWSKRPAAGVNAKNPQANVVRGLVARATTPLLPDDYLHLINPLWSARELRGRIVEVRKETDVSATVVIKTGWGFPSNYKAGQYVGIGLQVDGRWHWRSYSLTSFGENTDDTISITVKANPDGFLSTHLVDGVAPGTVIRLAAPKGDFHLPEPLPESILFLTAGSGITPVMGMLRSMSAHGEIPDTVHVHSAPTRDEVIFLDELESLDEQVPTYSLALQLTRSDGKFSIDDIDAQVPDWRERSCWACGPVAFLDDIESAYSAADLRDQLHIERFAIARTDVGGEGGTVTFAKSQKTAELDGATTLLEAGENLGIQMPFGCRMGICQTCVVPLVQGYARDLRTGEERREGERIQTCISAVSGECTLDL, translated from the coding sequence ATGAATCTTCTCCGCTGGAGCAAACGCCCAGCCGCGGGGGTCAACGCGAAGAACCCGCAGGCCAACGTCGTGCGCGGACTCGTCGCACGGGCCACCACACCCCTACTGCCCGACGACTACCTGCACCTGATCAACCCGCTGTGGTCGGCGCGCGAGCTGCGCGGACGTATCGTCGAGGTCCGCAAGGAGACCGACGTCTCGGCGACGGTCGTCATCAAGACGGGTTGGGGATTCCCCTCGAACTACAAAGCGGGCCAGTACGTCGGTATCGGTCTGCAGGTCGACGGACGCTGGCACTGGCGCTCGTACTCGCTGACGTCGTTCGGGGAGAACACCGACGACACCATCTCCATCACCGTCAAGGCCAACCCCGACGGTTTCCTGTCGACGCACCTCGTCGACGGTGTCGCCCCGGGCACGGTGATCCGCCTCGCCGCCCCCAAGGGCGATTTCCATCTGCCCGAGCCGTTGCCCGAGTCGATCCTGTTCCTCACCGCGGGCAGCGGGATCACCCCGGTCATGGGCATGTTGCGTTCGATGAGCGCGCACGGCGAGATCCCCGACACGGTGCACGTGCACTCCGCACCCACCCGCGACGAGGTGATCTTCCTCGACGAACTCGAGTCACTCGACGAGCAGGTGCCGACGTATTCGCTTGCGCTGCAACTGACTCGGTCCGACGGCAAGTTCTCCATCGACGACATCGACGCGCAGGTTCCCGATTGGCGGGAACGGTCCTGCTGGGCGTGCGGGCCGGTCGCCTTCCTGGACGACATCGAGTCGGCGTATTCGGCGGCCGACCTTCGCGATCAACTGCACATCGAGCGTTTCGCCATCGCGCGGACCGACGTCGGCGGCGAGGGCGGCACCGTGACCTTCGCCAAATCCCAGAAGACCGCAGAACTCGACGGTGCCACCACGCTTCTCGAGGCCGGCGAGAACCTCGGAATCCAGATGCCCTTCGGGTGTCGGATGGGTATCTGCCAGACCTGCGTGGTCCCGCTGGTCCAGGGGTACGCGCGTGATCTGCGCACCGGTGAGGAACGTCGCGAGGGCGAACGTATCCAGACGTGTATCAGCGCCGTGTCCGGGGAATGCACACTCGACCTGTAG
- a CDS encoding fatty acid desaturase family protein, translating to MAITDIDTYAHLTEADVEALGAELDAIRRDIEESRGADDARYIKRTITFQRALAAGGRAVLLFSNRKPAWLLGAGLLGAAKIIENMELGHNVMHGQWDWMNDPEVHSSSWEWDTTCPSVQWKHSHNFVHHKYTNIVGMDDDVGYGILRVTRDQPWEWWNVGNPIYNLTLGTFFEYGVALHHLETEKLRKKEKTYRQAAKDLQIIGRKVGKQAAKDYLIFPALSGPNWRTTITANLTANFIRNYWSYMVIFCGHFPDGAEKFTVAEYEEEDQPRWYLRQMLGSANFRAGPIMRFMSGNLSHQIEHHLFPDLPSNRYEEIGVRVRELCDKYDLPYTTGSILNQYAQSFRTILKLALPNALLKATSDDAPETASELRFAIRGGMSNHFGVDPDTGKRRGLRTALRELKKAPVQPA from the coding sequence ATGGCGATCACCGACATCGACACCTATGCCCATCTGACCGAAGCCGACGTCGAGGCACTCGGCGCCGAACTCGACGCCATCCGTCGCGACATCGAGGAATCGCGCGGAGCGGATGACGCGCGATACATCAAGCGCACCATCACCTTTCAGCGCGCACTGGCCGCCGGTGGGCGGGCAGTACTGCTGTTCAGCAATCGCAAGCCCGCGTGGTTGCTCGGCGCCGGCCTGCTCGGCGCGGCCAAGATCATCGAGAACATGGAACTCGGCCACAACGTGATGCACGGCCAGTGGGATTGGATGAACGATCCCGAGGTCCATTCGTCGTCGTGGGAGTGGGACACCACCTGTCCGAGCGTGCAGTGGAAGCACTCGCACAACTTCGTGCACCACAAGTACACCAACATCGTCGGGATGGACGACGACGTGGGCTACGGCATCCTGCGCGTCACCCGTGACCAGCCGTGGGAATGGTGGAACGTCGGTAACCCGATCTACAACCTGACGCTCGGCACGTTCTTCGAATACGGTGTGGCGCTGCACCATCTCGAGACCGAGAAGCTGCGCAAGAAGGAGAAGACCTACCGGCAGGCGGCAAAAGACCTGCAGATCATCGGGCGCAAGGTCGGCAAGCAGGCCGCCAAGGACTACCTCATCTTCCCGGCGCTCTCGGGTCCCAACTGGCGCACCACGATCACCGCGAACCTGACCGCCAACTTCATCCGCAACTACTGGTCCTACATGGTGATCTTCTGCGGTCACTTCCCCGACGGCGCCGAGAAGTTCACCGTCGCCGAGTACGAGGAAGAGGACCAGCCACGCTGGTATCTGCGACAGATGCTGGGATCGGCCAACTTCCGGGCCGGACCGATCATGCGTTTCATGAGCGGCAATCTCAGTCACCAGATCGAGCACCACCTGTTCCCGGACCTGCCCAGCAACCGGTACGAGGAGATCGGCGTCCGCGTCCGCGAACTGTGCGACAAGTACGACCTGCCCTACACCACCGGCAGCATCCTGAATCAGTACGCGCAGTCGTTCCGCACGATCCTCAAGCTGGCCCTACCCAATGCGCTCTTGAAGGCGACCTCCGATGACGCCCCGGAGACCGCGTCGGAACTGCGGTTCGCCATCCGTGGCGGTATGTCGAACCACTTCGGCGTCGACCCGGACACCGGGAAACGCCGTGGCCTGCGCACGGCACTACGCGAACTGAAGAAGGCGCCCGTCCAGCCCGCGTAG
- a CDS encoding AurF N-oxygenase family protein: MTVAPLTSTVDSGPDEVSARLLESAARLSRNAMTEIDWDAPMDPTKYGCSPEWSTLYGTPYWEEMTEEQRITLTRHEFASIMCIGIWFEMMLQGVVIRDQYLADYHRPEFQFALTEIADECRHSIMFAKASEKMVGTSYKPHPRLGRFGKFFMATVKDEVAYAGILVAEEILDVFQRGCMRDERVLPFIRTVNEIHVLEESRHMKFAREEVRKSVRDIGFIKRQWSAFYLATAASYIFTSLVRPQAYIDAGLDHHRAIGEMRRNHHFQSMVRTGCAHLMEFLDDVGLLTPAAARVYRKVHML, from the coding sequence ATGACCGTGGCACCCCTCACATCCACCGTCGACTCGGGTCCCGACGAGGTCTCGGCCCGTCTCCTCGAATCCGCGGCACGCCTGTCCCGCAACGCCATGACCGAGATCGATTGGGACGCCCCGATGGATCCGACGAAGTACGGGTGCAGCCCCGAATGGTCCACGCTCTACGGCACTCCGTACTGGGAGGAGATGACCGAGGAGCAACGGATCACGCTGACCCGGCACGAATTCGCGTCGATCATGTGCATCGGGATCTGGTTCGAGATGATGCTGCAGGGCGTGGTCATCCGCGACCAGTACCTCGCCGACTATCACCGCCCCGAATTCCAGTTCGCGCTCACCGAGATCGCCGACGAGTGCCGCCACTCCATCATGTTCGCCAAGGCCAGCGAGAAGATGGTCGGCACGTCGTACAAGCCGCATCCGCGGCTCGGGCGCTTCGGCAAATTCTTCATGGCCACGGTCAAGGACGAGGTGGCCTACGCGGGCATCCTCGTCGCCGAGGAGATCCTCGACGTGTTCCAGCGCGGCTGTATGCGTGACGAGCGGGTGCTGCCGTTCATCCGCACCGTCAACGAAATCCACGTCCTCGAGGAATCACGACACATGAAGTTCGCCCGCGAGGAAGTGCGGAAGTCGGTGCGCGACATCGGCTTCATCAAGCGACAGTGGAGCGCCTTCTACCTCGCGACCGCCGCCTCGTACATCTTCACCAGCCTCGTACGCCCGCAGGCCTACATCGACGCCGGACTCGATCACCACCGGGCCATCGGCGAGATGCGGCGCAACCATCACTTCCAGTCGATGGTGCGCACCGGGTGCGCACATCTCATGGAGTTCCTCGACGACGTGGGACTGCTCACCCCCGCCGCCGCCCGCGTGTACCGCAAGGTGCACATGCTCTGA
- a CDS encoding phosphatase PAP2 family protein — MSVLATTPPGDVTPRREVRRPTGLGAAVVTAVVALLLAAAVYGVAVRTSWGQLVDQYVLDAARRASAVAHVPHILTVQAVTDPRIWVIAAMLAVGGSVIPAVTGRTPVGVALVKTTALLVFPVIIVVLTRYLRDGVLVRPQLHSWIAETSNSAPSGHAAAVTSCVVVLIAASPKWLRPIVVALGATWASVIEFGLIADGWHRPSDVVISVLIVIGLGALLPDPWADSPTPRGSFLMRSLAFLVIVIATPLIVGTSYGDPRQIATAVGVAVVMGIALGGYRPCAYHSRLG, encoded by the coding sequence ATGAGTGTCCTGGCAACGACGCCTCCCGGCGACGTGACGCCGCGACGAGAGGTTCGTCGGCCGACGGGCCTCGGCGCGGCGGTTGTCACCGCTGTCGTCGCTCTACTGCTCGCGGCAGCGGTCTATGGCGTCGCGGTCCGGACGTCATGGGGTCAGCTCGTCGACCAGTACGTCCTCGATGCGGCGCGGCGCGCCTCCGCCGTCGCCCATGTGCCCCACATCCTCACCGTGCAGGCGGTCACCGATCCGCGAATCTGGGTGATCGCTGCGATGCTCGCCGTCGGCGGGTCGGTGATCCCGGCGGTGACCGGTCGTACCCCGGTGGGCGTCGCACTCGTCAAAACGACTGCGCTGCTGGTATTTCCGGTGATCATCGTGGTGCTCACCCGCTACTTACGCGATGGTGTACTCGTCCGCCCACAGTTGCATTCCTGGATCGCCGAGACTTCCAATTCGGCGCCGTCGGGTCATGCCGCAGCGGTCACATCGTGCGTGGTGGTGTTGATCGCCGCGTCGCCGAAGTGGCTGCGCCCGATCGTCGTCGCCCTCGGTGCGACGTGGGCGTCGGTGATCGAATTCGGCCTGATCGCTGACGGCTGGCACCGACCCAGTGATGTGGTGATCTCGGTGCTCATCGTCATCGGCCTCGGCGCGCTGCTGCCCGATCCATGGGCGGACTCACCGACCCCCCGGGGTTCGTTCCTGATGCGCAGCCTCGCGTTTCTCGTCATCGTCATCGCCACACCGCTGATCGTCGGCACGTCCTATGGCGACCCGCGACAGATCGCGACGGCGGTCGGTGTCGCCGTGGTCATGGGCATCGCGCTGGGTGGGTATCGCCCCTGTGCGTATCACTCGCGGCTGGGCTGA
- a CDS encoding cupin domain-containing protein, with protein MTVETSNALEFRVTSGAWENLPKMPESEYPGTEGFIGDVYENPDGSEMCSGYFELRHTDEPLYYEYAYDEMKVVLEGEFLLENKETGQKTVAKAKDAIFFPKGSKIYFSTPSYALAFYAGHRDSTLL; from the coding sequence ATGACCGTCGAAACCAGCAACGCACTCGAGTTCCGGGTTACCAGCGGAGCCTGGGAGAACCTCCCGAAGATGCCCGAGTCCGAGTATCCCGGAACCGAGGGCTTCATCGGTGACGTCTATGAAAACCCCGACGGCAGCGAGATGTGCTCGGGCTACTTCGAGCTTCGCCACACCGACGAGCCGCTGTACTACGAGTACGCCTACGACGAGATGAAGGTCGTCCTCGAGGGCGAGTTCCTGCTGGAGAACAAGGAGACCGGACAGAAGACGGTGGCCAAGGCCAAGGACGCGATCTTCTTCCCGAAGGGCTCCAAGATCTACTTCAGCACCCCGAGCTACGCACTTGCCTTCTACGCCGGGCATCGCGACTCCACCCTGCTCTGA
- a CDS encoding dimethylamine monooxygenase subunit DmmA family protein, protein MTTSEISAETAAQIPFSSIPEWARPAGVGGVTPPTADPTPDGTSYLVVGIGEPAHAWATGRVATLPTGRPSTLICVETPAEATDALRDALASATVGVRVHIAGPVGACLTVRAAAVTAGIEDDELVVEPVGAGPIDVFCSHCRTVTTALADIDDIVDCTGCGRGLLVYYHVSRRRGAFLGFMADAETPNREDNA, encoded by the coding sequence ATGACCACCTCTGAGATCTCGGCGGAGACCGCAGCCCAGATCCCGTTCAGCAGCATCCCGGAGTGGGCGCGTCCCGCCGGGGTCGGTGGCGTCACCCCGCCGACCGCCGACCCCACCCCCGACGGCACTTCATACCTCGTCGTCGGCATCGGTGAGCCCGCGCACGCGTGGGCCACCGGGCGGGTCGCCACCCTGCCGACGGGCCGGCCGAGCACACTGATCTGCGTCGAAACGCCCGCCGAGGCCACCGACGCCCTGCGCGATGCGCTCGCCTCCGCGACGGTCGGGGTACGCGTGCACATCGCCGGACCGGTCGGTGCCTGCCTGACGGTCCGAGCGGCGGCGGTCACCGCCGGGATCGAGGACGACGAACTCGTGGTCGAGCCCGTCGGTGCCGGCCCAATCGACGTGTTCTGCTCACACTGTCGGACGGTCACCACGGCGCTTGCCGATATCGACGACATCGTCGACTGCACCGGTTGCGGCCGTGGACTTCTCGTGTACTACCACGTCTCCCGCAGGCGTGGCGCCTTCCTCGGGTTCATGGCCGACGCCGAGACCCCGAATCGAGAGGACAACGCATGA